One Cuculus canorus isolate bCucCan1 chromosome 2, bCucCan1.pri, whole genome shotgun sequence genomic region harbors:
- the FOXF2 gene encoding forkhead box protein F2 isoform X1, translating into MTTESGQQRLKPPVPLRSCSPAPGALQMSRPPSSALETSTSSSTTSTSSSSSAAAASSKSKKASSGLRRPEKPPYSYIALIVMAIQSSPSKRLTLSEIYQFLQARFPFFRGSYQGWKNSVRHNLSLNECFIKLPKGLGRPGKGHYWTIDPASEFMFEEGSFRRRPRGFRRKCQALKPMYRMMNGLGFGASILPQGFDFQAPPASLACHSNGYNLDMMPNAMASGYEGLSGGHHVPHMSPNPGSTYMASCPVTANGEYGPDSSSSPVPSSPAMASAIECHSPYTSPSAHWTASGASPYIKQQGIPAANGASSGLHSSVPSYSLEQGYLHQSPRDDLSVGLPRYQHHPSPVCDRKDFVLNFNGISSFHPSASGSYYHHHHHQSVCQDIKPCVM; encoded by the exons ATGACCACCGAGAGCGGCCAGCAGCGGCTGAAGCCCCCCGTCCCTCTCCGCTCCTGCAGCCCGGCTCCCGGAGCTCTCCAGATGAGCCGGCCGCCCTCCTCCGCCCTGGAgacctccacctcctcttctaccacctccacctcctcctcctcctcggcgGCGGCGGCGTCCTCCAAGAGCAAGAAGGCCAGCTCGGGGCTGCGGAGACCCGAGAAGCCCCCGTACTCCTACATAGCCCTCATCGTCATGGCCATCCAGAGCTCTCCCTCCAAGCGCCTGACCCTCAGCGAGATCTACCAGTTCCTGCAGGCCCGCTTCCCCTTCTTCCGCGGCTCCTACCAGGGCTGGAAGAACTCCGTGCGCCACAACCTCTCCCTCAACGAGTGCTTCATCAAGCTGCCCAAGGGTCTGGGCCGCCCGGGCAAGGGCCACTACTGGACCATCGACCCGGCCAGCGAGTTCATGTTCGAGGAGGGCTCCTTCCGACGGCGGCCCCGCGGCTTCAGGAGGAAATGCCAGGCTCTCAAGCCCATGTACCGCATGATGAACGGGCTGGGCTTCGGCGCTTCCATCCTCCCGCAGGGCTTCGACTTCCAAGCGCCCCCCGCTTCCCTCGCCTGCCACTCCAACGGGTACAACCTCGACATGATGCCCAACGCCATGGCCAGCGGCTACGAGGGACTCAGCGGCGGCCACCACGTCCCGCACATGTCGCCCAACCCCGGCTCGACCTACATGGCCAGCTGCCCGGTGACTGCCAACGGGGAATACGGCCccgacagcagcagcagccccgtGCCCTCCTCGCCGGCCATGGCGAGCGCCATCGAGTGTCACTCGCCCTACACGAGCCCTTCGGCTCACTGGACAGCTTCGGGGGCTTCGCCCTACATAAAGCAGCAGGGCATCCCCGCTGCCAACGGTGCCTCCTCCGGCCTCCACTCCAGCGTGCCCTCCTACTCCCTGGAGCAGGGATACCTGCACCAGAGCCCCCGAGACGACCTCTCAG TAGGATTGCCTCGCTACCAGCATCACCCTTCCCCGGTGTGCGACAGGAAAGATTTCGTCCTCAATTTTAATGGCATTTCTTCGTTTCACCCTTCCGCTAGTGGATCTTActaccaccatcaccaccatcaaAGCGTCTGTCAAGACATCAAGCCCTGCGTGATGTGA
- the FOXF2 gene encoding forkhead box protein F2 isoform X2, translating into MTTESGQQRLKPPVPLRSCSPAPGALQMSRPPSSALETSTSSSTTSTSSSSSAAAASSKSKKASSGLRRPEKPPYSYIALIVMAIQSSPSKRLTLSEIYQFLQARFPFFRGSYQGWKNSVRHNLSLNECFIKLPKGLGRPGKGHYWTIDPASEFMFEEGSFRRRPRGFRRKCQALKPMYRMMNGLGFGASILPQGFDFQAPPASLACHSNGYNLDMMPNAMASGYEGLSGGHHVPHMSPNPGSTYMASCPVTANGEYGPDSSSSPVPSSPAMASAIECHSPYTSPSAHWTASGASPYIKQQGIPAANGASSGLHSSVPSYSLEQGYLHQSPRDDLSGLPRYQHHPSPVCDRKDFVLNFNGISSFHPSASGSYYHHHHHQSVCQDIKPCVM; encoded by the exons ATGACCACCGAGAGCGGCCAGCAGCGGCTGAAGCCCCCCGTCCCTCTCCGCTCCTGCAGCCCGGCTCCCGGAGCTCTCCAGATGAGCCGGCCGCCCTCCTCCGCCCTGGAgacctccacctcctcttctaccacctccacctcctcctcctcctcggcgGCGGCGGCGTCCTCCAAGAGCAAGAAGGCCAGCTCGGGGCTGCGGAGACCCGAGAAGCCCCCGTACTCCTACATAGCCCTCATCGTCATGGCCATCCAGAGCTCTCCCTCCAAGCGCCTGACCCTCAGCGAGATCTACCAGTTCCTGCAGGCCCGCTTCCCCTTCTTCCGCGGCTCCTACCAGGGCTGGAAGAACTCCGTGCGCCACAACCTCTCCCTCAACGAGTGCTTCATCAAGCTGCCCAAGGGTCTGGGCCGCCCGGGCAAGGGCCACTACTGGACCATCGACCCGGCCAGCGAGTTCATGTTCGAGGAGGGCTCCTTCCGACGGCGGCCCCGCGGCTTCAGGAGGAAATGCCAGGCTCTCAAGCCCATGTACCGCATGATGAACGGGCTGGGCTTCGGCGCTTCCATCCTCCCGCAGGGCTTCGACTTCCAAGCGCCCCCCGCTTCCCTCGCCTGCCACTCCAACGGGTACAACCTCGACATGATGCCCAACGCCATGGCCAGCGGCTACGAGGGACTCAGCGGCGGCCACCACGTCCCGCACATGTCGCCCAACCCCGGCTCGACCTACATGGCCAGCTGCCCGGTGACTGCCAACGGGGAATACGGCCccgacagcagcagcagccccgtGCCCTCCTCGCCGGCCATGGCGAGCGCCATCGAGTGTCACTCGCCCTACACGAGCCCTTCGGCTCACTGGACAGCTTCGGGGGCTTCGCCCTACATAAAGCAGCAGGGCATCCCCGCTGCCAACGGTGCCTCCTCCGGCCTCCACTCCAGCGTGCCCTCCTACTCCCTGGAGCAGGGATACCTGCACCAGAGCCCCCGAGACGACCTCTCAG GATTGCCTCGCTACCAGCATCACCCTTCCCCGGTGTGCGACAGGAAAGATTTCGTCCTCAATTTTAATGGCATTTCTTCGTTTCACCCTTCCGCTAGTGGATCTTActaccaccatcaccaccatcaaAGCGTCTGTCAAGACATCAAGCCCTGCGTGATGTGA